A window from Chryseobacterium vaccae encodes these proteins:
- a CDS encoding T9SS type A sorting domain-containing protein produces MKKINITILLCLLFSFQSKAQIALAKEDGTPIANGQIITYNTVNEMPANLHYKIKNTSGFPINIRIKITDIVNATGSSFQFCYLSTCLPFVTKNAVYPANSKPAISIGANSEVSNGYTMWNSDTGSGTFPIDYVIKYYMVDDFNNELGTPVTFTYRYNPNAVLNVSDVKKDQNSFANIYSTLIMDNIKIISKENGFYSIYNMEGRTISEGGIKKGENLIDSSVLLSGAYIVTLKNDKGEIISKKVIKK; encoded by the coding sequence ATGAAAAAAATTAATATTACAATATTGTTATGCTTACTCTTTTCTTTCCAGAGTAAAGCTCAGATTGCTTTAGCCAAAGAAGATGGAACTCCAATTGCTAATGGACAAATCATTACTTATAATACAGTGAATGAAATGCCGGCAAATCTTCATTATAAGATCAAAAATACCTCAGGATTTCCAATCAATATTCGTATAAAAATTACAGATATAGTGAATGCTACAGGAAGCAGTTTTCAGTTTTGTTATCTAAGCACCTGCCTGCCTTTCGTCACGAAAAATGCTGTTTATCCTGCTAATTCAAAACCTGCAATTAGCATAGGAGCGAACTCAGAAGTGTCCAATGGATATACAATGTGGAATTCAGATACCGGATCAGGGACATTTCCTATTGACTATGTCATAAAATATTATATGGTTGATGATTTTAATAATGAATTGGGAACTCCTGTAACATTTACTTATAGATATAACCCTAATGCGGTGTTAAATGTAAGTGATGTAAAAAAGGATCAAAATTCTTTTGCCAATATTTACTCAACTCTGATCATGGATAACATTAAGATTATATCTAAAGAAAATGGATTCTACTCCATATACAATATGGAAGGAAGAACTATATCAGAGGGAGGCATTAAGAAAGGTGAAAATCTAATAGACTCTTCAGTATTGCTTTCGGGAGCATATATCGTTACTTTGAAAAATGATAAAGGAGAAATTATTTCAAAAAAAGTGATTAAAAAATAA